Proteins encoded by one window of Vitis vinifera cultivar Pinot Noir 40024 chromosome 10, ASM3070453v1:
- the LOC104880530 gene encoding probable LRR receptor-like serine/threonine-protein kinase At3g47570 yields MVYKGVLSNGLTVAIKVFNLEFQGALRSFDSECEVMQGIRHRNLVRIITCCSNLDLKALVLEYMPNGSLEKWLYSHNYFLDLIQRLNIMIDVASALEYLHHDCSSLVVHCDLKPSNVLLDNNMVAHVADFGIARLLTETESMQQTKTLGTIGYMAPEYGSDGIVSTKGDVYSYGILLMEVFARKKPMDEMFTGDVTLKTWVESLSSSVIEVVDANLLRRDDEDLATKLSYLSSLMALALACTTDSPKERINMKDVVVELKKIKIKLLM; encoded by the exons ATGGTATATAAAGGGGTATTATCTAATGGCTTGACTGTTGCTATAAAGGTTTTCAATTTAGAATTCCAAGGAGCCTTGAGGAGTTTCGATTCAGAATGTGAAGTGATGCAAGGGATTCGCCACCGAAATCTTGTTAGGATAATTACCTGTTGCTCAAACCTCGATTTGAAAGCGTTGGTGCTCGAATATATGCCTAATGGAAGTCTTGAGAAGTGGTTGTATTCCCACAACTATTTTTTGGATCTCATCCAAAGATTAAATATTATGATAGATGTAGCATCGGCATTGGAGTATCTTCATCATGATTGTTCGAGCCTTGTGGTGCATTGCGACTTGAAGCCCAGTAATGTTTTGTTAGATAACAACATGGTTGCTCATGTGGCTGATTTTGGGATTGCAAGACTCTTAACTGAAACAGAGTCTATGCAGCAAACAAAGACCTTGGGCACAATAGGCTATATGGCACCAG AGTATGGCTCAGATGGGATAGTATCCACAAAGGGCGATGTTTATAGCTATGGGATCTTGCTTATGGAAGTATTTGCAAGGAAGAAGCCTATGGATGAAATGTTCACTGGGGATGTAACCTTGAAGACTTGGGTGGAGTCATTATCCAGTTCAGTGATAGAGGTTGTTGATGCCAATCTATTGAGAAGAGATGATGAAGACCTTGCCACAAAGCTGAGCTATTTATCCTCACTTATGGCTTTAGCTTTGGCATGTACAACTGATTCACCTAAGGAGAGAATCAACATGAAAGATGTGGTAGTTGAACTCAAGAAGATCAAAATCAAACTGTTGATGTAA